A genomic region of Plasmodium malariae genome assembly, chromosome: 14 contains the following coding sequences:
- the PmUG01_14031400 gene encoding conserved Plasmodium protein, unknown function, protein MKSYLSEEDRLKITIRKNYLERDAIKAKIINYINRLTYLCSDEKWENCKRARHKRAILDEHLVNLPEFTVEKRPKLEDDLTTVTRNKRLLQIGLFDHLKKAKDALEQEKSNKTIQMHQMQNKRVEDKLEEERKLFEKNELEDIEKKIIAYIKDIKNLEKNIKNDEGKLVKLTLINHYDKMKNFISTNTYPTIFWRPLKYNEKTELLQKNTQDFIKKKIEAIKSTNYEIDFNDEGWMQQFSNLKEMINRKIMAHGERQAEEDEKEVEEEDKEVEDEREVEEKDKEVEDGREVKEEDKEVEDEREVKEEDKEVEDGREVKEEDKEVEDGREVKEEDKEVEDEREVEEKDKEVEDEREVEEEDKEAEAGREVEEKDKEVEDEREVEEEDKEAEAGREVEEEDKEVEDEREVVEDKEAEDESKQMKENDIINDCTLIFYDKKKNNIVQDESTCKSADSINPIPNVDEEPKHKEKENSKKNTKRKINKAAKVNLTQKEKDKGEDAEADLVTNGVEDVKDDLTDTEEEQMESKKKKKGAVRRKGRRKGKIA, encoded by the exons atgaaaagttatTTGTCGGAAGAGGATAGGTTAAAGATAACAATAAGAAAGAACTACTTAGAGCGAGATGCTAttaaagcaaaaataataaattatataaacagaTTAACATATCTTTGTTCAG atgaaaaatgggaaaattgCAAAAGAGCAAGGCACAAGCGGGCGATTCTGGACGAACACTTG gtTAACCTTCCAGAATTCACGGTAGAAAAGCGG CCAAAATTAGAAGACGATTTGACAACCGTAACGAGGAATAAACGACTATTACAGATAGGTCTTTTTGATCATTTGAAAAAGGCAAAGGATGCACTAGAACAGGAAAAGAGTAACAAGACTATTCAAATGCATCAAATGCAAAACAAACGAGTTGAAGATAAATTagaagaagaaagaaaattGTTTGAAAAGAATGAACTAGAGgatatagagaaaaaaataatagcatatattaaagatataaaaaatttagaaaaaaatataaaaaatgatgaaggGAAATTAGTTAAACTCACTTTAATTAATCattatgataaaatgaaaaattttattagtaCAAATACATACCCCACTATATTTTGGCGtcctttaaaatataatgaaaaaacagAGTTGTTACAAAAGAATACTCaagattttattaaaaaaaaaattgaagccATAAAATCGACAAATTATGAAATAGATTTCAACGATGAGGGTTGGATGCAGCAATTTTCTAACCTAAAGGAAATGATAAACAGGAAGATTATGGCACACGGGGAGAGGCAAGCGGAAGAGGATGAAAAGGAAGTAGAGGAGGAGGACAAAGAAGTAGAAGATGAAAGGGAAGTAGAGGAGAAGGACAAAGAAGTAGAAGATGGAAGGGAAGTAAAGGAGGAGGACAAAGAAGTAGAAGATGAAAGGGAAGTAAAGGAGGAGGATAAAGAAGTAGAAGATGGAAGGGAAGTAAAGGAGGAGGATAAAGAAGTAGAAGATGGAAGGGAAGTAAAGGAGGAGGACAAAGAAGTAGAAGATGAAAGGGAAGTAGAGGAGAAGGACAAAGAAGTAGAAGATGAAAGGGAAGTAGAGGAGGAGGACAAAGAAGCAGAAGCTGGGAGAGAAGTAGAGGAGAAGGACAAAGAAGTAGAAGATGAAAGGGAAGTAGAGGAGGAGGACAAAGAAGCAGAAGCTGGGAGAGAAGTAGAGGAGGAGGACAAAGAAGTAGAAGATGAAAGGGAAGTAGTGGAGGACAAAGAAGCAGAAGATGAAAGCAAACAAATGAAGGAAAATGATATCATTAATGATtgtacattaatattttatgataaaaaaaaaaataatattgtgCAGGATGAAAGTACTTGTAAAAGTGCTGATAGTATTAATCCCATACCCAACGTAGATGAAGAACCAAAgcataaagaaaaagaaaactcaaaaaaaaatacaaaaagaaaaattaataaagcGGCAAAAGTTAATTTGACTCAAAAAGAGAAAGACAAGGGAGAAGATGCAGAGGCAGACTTAGTTACGAACGGGGTGGAAGATGTAAAAGACGATTTAACTGATACGGAAGAGGAACAAATggaaagcaaaaaaaaaaaaaaaggagcagTGCGAAGGAAAGGTaggagaaaaggaaaaattgcGTAA
- the PmUG01_14031000 gene encoding conserved Plasmodium protein, unknown function → MGEWMKILSIEKRRFGSSYLTKKLKTINDRALKYHKDYVRSLDALEGKNRSVMKEIFPNKKSEINDLFFLRGVKDNGLNYDYHSHHTDNADDENLLDMQVAENKYEHEMKSMTLDEFGCVKIIHNDILEEEADCMIVPMVSNFIPLSGFGAYVLQKGGRELVKEIFVSIKSLIKKRIDTLNEHKEEYINGMTVINSEKGFKELVENSKKLQIGDVILTKPYNVSDKVKLLAFLIMPYYWQGNTYVSSNKLRYAFSNVLKQLNELCISSIILPDISSGIYGYTPTNSSIILIEECAECLLQLYNTIPIYNLNSISFVDKDLSTCKLFSEALEDVSRNYLPNKKVVPAPKYWNTVNRRLLEIPSNVVYFCRKQSKISFKKYHGIIRRKLQNYYSNIRPFKWRASRVIEPNPFLLYKNSGQPSSYQYKSKPYYYKGISHTLYNINKKGLVNIRVGRNGKLQALKSISNISLETKPRL, encoded by the coding sequence ATGGGTGAATGGATGAAAATTCTATCTATCGAAAAAAGAAGGTTCGGTAGCTCCTACTTGACCAAAAAATTGAAAACGATAAATGACAGAGCTTTGAAGTATCACAAGGATTATGTTAGATCATTGGATGCTCTAGAAGGTAAGAATAGAAGTGTAATGAAAGAAATATTCCCAAATAAGAAAAGCGAAATAAAcgatttgttttttttaagagGAGTAAAGGATAACGGTTTAAACTATGACTATCACTCCCATCACACCGATAATGCAGATGATGAAAATTTGTTAGATATGCAGGTAGCAGAAAACAAGTACGAGCACGAAATGAAGAGTATGACTTTAGACGAATTTGGCTgcgtaaaaataatacataatgatatattagaAGAAGAGGCAGATTGCATGATTGTACCGATGGTTTCGAATTTTATACCCTTAAGCGGATTTGGAGCATATGTATTGCAAAAAGGAGGGAGAGAATTAGTAAAGGAAATTTTTGTATCTATAAAGAGTTTAATTAAGAAGAGAATTGACACATTAAATGAACATaaagaagaatatataaatggaatGACTGTAATAAATTCAGAAAAAGGATTTAAAGAGTTAGTAGaaaattctaaaaaattacaaataggtgatgttatattaacaaaaccATATAATGTTAGTGATAAAGTAAAATTGTTagcatttttaataatgccATATTATTGGCAAGGAAATACTTACGTATCATCCAATAAATTAAGATATGCATTTTCAAATGttttaaaacaattaaatgaattatgTATTTCTTCAATTATTTTACCTGACATATCGTCAGGTATTTATGGTTATACCCCTACTAATTCTAGTATTATTTTGATTGAGGAATGTGCAGAATGTTTGTTACAGTTATATAATACCATTCCAATATATAACTTAAATTCAATATCATTTGTAGATAAAGATTTAAGTACTTGTAAATTATTTAGTGAGGCTCTTGAAGACGTATCAAGAAATTATCTGCCTAATAAAAAAGTGGTGCCTGCTCCGAAATACTGGAATACTGTTAATAGACGCCTTTTAGAAATACCTTCTAATGTTGTTTATTTTTGCCGAAAACAAagtaaaatttcttttaaaaaatatcatgGTATAATTAGAAGAAAactacaaaattattatagtaatattagACCATTCAAATGGAGGGCCTCAAGAGTAATTGAACCAAATCCATTTCTTCTTTACAAAAATTCAGGTCAACCCAGCTCCTATCAGTATAAATCTAAGCCTTACTACTACAAAGGTATTTCACATACTCTTTacaatattaacaaaaaggGACTGGTGAATATTAGGGTTGGACGAAACGGAAAATTGCAGGCCCTCAAAAGTATTTCTAACATTTCACTGGAAACGAAACCGCGCTTGTAG
- the PmUG01_14031500 gene encoding ubiquitin-like protein, putative, whose product MEELSEMYKYKNNYETKSIYIKGFGNFLKKVEYEEDDVIREVLKRNGMLCENNRLLYQIRSQLIDLDKTFEHYKINSDEMIYILPEPAPLPYLIYLFHQKSGRVHCIELNHQDSVDLLHKQVEKHLKIKEEDQILIYSGRCLNNTKTLKEEEITRESLVTILDKNDIPEIEHGSVDM is encoded by the exons ATGGAGGAGTTGTCAGAAATGTACAAGTATAAGAACAATTACGAAACCAAatcaatttatataaaggGCTTtggaaattttttgaaaaaagttGAATATGAAGAGGATGATGTTATTAGGGAAGTGTTGAAGAGAAACGGGATGTTATGTGAAAATAATCGTCTTCTATATCAAATTAGAAGTCAATTAATAGACCTAGACAAAACCTTCGaacattataaaataaattcagaTGAAATGATTTACATTTTACCTGAGCCTGCTCCCCTCCCCTACTTGATTTACTTGTTTCATCAAAAATCTGGAAGAGTTCAC TGCATTGAGCTAAACCATCAAGACTCAGTAGACCTGCTTCATAAACAAGTGGAGaagcatttaaaaataaaagaagaagatcaaatattaatatacagTGGACGATGTTTAAACAATACAAAAACATTAAAAGAAGAGGAAATAACTCGAGAAAGCTTAGTTACTATCcttgataaaaatgatataccAGAAATAGAGCATGGGAGTGTCGACATGTAA
- the PmUG01_14031100 gene encoding conserved Plasmodium protein, unknown function, with protein MVPTIARKIFIKSKVNDNVTINIKFMCKKKFGGVKFLDTNRTSEEAVYFKKEDEALLRNLLKNNPDINPEYNYSDVESGLCNLSNDLSLVFSKYGIKGMDNNDVIRDVIRVFELNGYRKMLDK; from the exons ATGGTACCTACAATTGCTAGAAAAATCTTTATCAAAAGTAAAGTAAATGACAATGTTACCATTAATATAAAGTTTATgtgtaagaaaaaatttggaGGTGTAAAATTCCTCGATACTAATAGAACGTCCGAAGAAGCAGTTTATTTTAAGAAGGAAG ATGAAGCTTTATTAAgaaatttactaaaaaataacCCTGATATTAACCCTGAGTACAATTATTCTGATGTGGAAAGTGGACTATGTAATTTATCGAATGATTTATCTCttgttttttcaaaatatggTATAAAAGGAATGGATAACAATGATGTTATTAGAGATGTAATTAGAGTATTTGAATTAAATGGATATAGAAAAATGTTGGATAAATGA
- the LipL1 gene encoding lipoate-protein ligase 1, putative, whose protein sequence is MKGIFSSLRRWYSSGKKKKRANPVILISNNRNIHFNLSLEIFLLNNYNDLLKYLNVNTIEKFNEPVLFLWRNNKSIIIGKNQNIWSECDLKNIKKDDVLVARRFTGGGAVYHDLGNVCFTFLNNNVNTSNNFSIIVNTLKNHFNINAKIQGRNDITVNNLKCSGSAFKKVRGVFLHHGTILVNLEKNVLSKYLTPDKMKYLKHGVNSVSARTVNLKEINENITCENLSIALIKEFNAFYGNYCNEKNSNQNGQNYDYYWEKGEKTDKDMQEKSHLISNKAKDSITVEIKENNVDENMRNDSSIQVSKDNIYNLINSSFITPNNFNIHYIDTNDNITKNPEFLKYYNLLKDWDWCYGKTPKFQNKLCKQFNFGKVEICFNVYNGVIKDGNIFSDSLDVNLIDQLKSIFNKDIKYSKENINIFLQNLQVENKDSLAEITPWILQEL, encoded by the coding sequence ATGAAAGGAATTTTCTCATCACTAAGAAGATGGTACTCAtctggaaaaaaaaaaaaaagagccaACCCCGTAATTTTAATTTCGAACAATcgtaatattcattttaactTATCGTTagaaatatttctattaaataattataatgatctgttaaaatatttaaatgtaaatacaaTTGAGAAATTTAATGAacctgttttatttttatggaGAAACAACAAATCCATAATTATAggaaaaaatcaaaatatatgGAGTGAAtgtgatttaaaaaatataaaaaaagacgaTGTGTTAGTAGCTCGACGATTTACAGGTGGTGGTGCAGTGTACCATGATTTAGGTAATGTatgttttacatttttaaataataatgtaaatacatCAAATAATTTCTCCATAATAGTAAATACgttaaaaaatcattttaatattaatgctAAGATACAAGGAAGAAATGACATAACAGTAAATAACCTCAAATGTTCAGGATCagcttttaaaaaagtaagagGTGTTTTTTTACACCATGGGACGATATTAgtaaatttagaaaaaaatgttttaagtaaatatttaacaccagataaaatgaaatatttaaagcaCGGAGTAAATAGTGTTAGTGCTCGAACAGTCAACTTGAAAGAAATTAATGAGAATATCACATGCGAAAATTTGAGTATAGCGTTAATCAAGGAATTCAACGCTTTTTATGGAAATTACtgcaatgaaaaaaatagtaatcaGAATGGACAAAACTATGATTATTATTGGGAGAAGGGTGAAAAGACGGATAAGGATATGCAGGAGAAATCTCACCTTATTAGCAATAAAGCAAAGGATTCAATAACagtagaaataaaagaaaacaacGTGGATGAAAACATGCGAAATGATAGTAGTATTCAAGTTAGTAAagacaatatatataatttaattaacaGTTCATTCATAACCCCAAACAATTTTAACATTCATTATATAGACACAAATGATAATATCACAAAAAATCCGGAGtttcttaaatattataatttgttaaaagATTGGGACTGGTGTTATGGGAAAACACcaaaatttcaaaataaacTTTGTAAACAATTTAATTTTGGAAAAGTGgaaatatgttttaatgtATACAACGGGGTTATAAAAGATGGCAACATTTTTTCAGACTCATTAGATGTCAATTTAATTGATCAACTTAaatctatttttaataaggATATTAAGTattcaaaagaaaatattaacatctttttgcaaaatttaCAAGTAGAAAATAAAGACTCACTGGCGGAAATTACCCCGTGGATTTTACAAGAACTGTGA
- the PmUG01_14031200 gene encoding cop-coated vesicle membrane protein p24, putative, with protein MILLNNSLFGFFFLVVLLQITQCTHFLVAPFEKDCFHFKVDVNNIIVGSYEIIETNAACTISIVKRHYNKKENVFTSEKEQEKFELEALNAGIYSFCYENKKNSELTIMFTLRIKEGHHVGDLDYGTVDDVQQISNKASEFLEVFDEQERMMENADLYKQFNEKMNSKLILWSEIQIVLLILLTLIHIYFIKSFFEIKTIV; from the exons atgattttattaaataattcgTTGTTtgggtttttttttttggtggTACTGTTACAAATAACTCAATGTACTCATTTTCTCGTAGCACCTTTTGAAAAGGATTGTTTTCACTTTAAAGTTGATGTTAATAACATTATTGTTGG ATCCTATGAAATAATTGAAACGAACGCGGCTTGCACAATATCCATTGTCAAAAgacattataataaaaaagaaaatgttttTACGTCAGAAAAGGAACAAGAGAAATTCGAACTTGAG gctttAAATGCAGGgatttattctttttgttatgaaaataaaaaaaattctgaacTGACAATAATGTTTACTCTGCGAATAAAAGAAGGTCATCATGTTGGTGACTTGGATTATGGTACAGTTGATGATGTGCAACAAATATCTAATAAAGCGTCCGAA TTTTTGGAGGTTTTTGACGAACAAGAGCGAATGATGGAGAATGCAGATTTGTATAAACAATTTaacgaaaaaatgaattcCAAACTAATCCTATGGTCAGAAATTCAAATAGtcttgttaattttattaacattaattcatatatattttataaaatccttttttgaaataaaaacaatagtCTAA